The Hippopotamus amphibius kiboko isolate mHipAmp2 chromosome 13, mHipAmp2.hap2, whole genome shotgun sequence sequence TTTCTACCATCTGTACCTCAACCACAGGGATTTTCTCTCGCTCACTCCGACTCCTCAGCTCCACCAGGGCCCGTACCATGCCTAGTTTTGTTCAAGCAGAAAGCGTGGCACACAGAAGACCTCAATGTGATGACTTAAAATATTCACATACGCATTTTCAAAGGGGGCGCAAAAAATCGCCCTCTTTTTGTGTACAAACCGTAAGCACGCATATAgcacacaaaaaggaaatagagTATGAAATCGGCATTAAAGTTTCCTGGAGGAAATTTTATCAGAGAAACAGTGTGTAAAAAAGCTCGCGGAATGCGAGGTGGGGAGGAGTCGACGttgtaaaaatgtttataaacacTGAGTCTGAATTGAAAGCTCAAGTTCAGGCAATACAGAAGCCAGCAATACATCTTTCTGCTTGAATATTCATTCCCGTTTCACCTCAAACTCAGACGAAACTACCCAATGTGTCTCCCCatccaacaaaaaacaaaccaccagaaaaacaaagcagaacggTTCCCCTCAACCTTTCTGCCTTTCATTAGCAAACTCCTGGGCACAGAATTCAAAGGCCTAGTTCTGCAGTCAGGGAACCGAGGCTGTGACCTTGGGGAGACCGCCTAGGCCTCCCCGGGCACCCAGGCAGCCTAAGCGAGCCGCAGGACCGCAGAGCTGAGACCCCCAGGTCTGGCTCCGAGCACGTGGgggcagaagcaggaggaagggaTGACCATGACCGTCGACGGCAGGAACTGGGGTTACACAAAAGCCAAAACTGCAAAGAAACCGCTACCGGGGCTCTGAACTCGCCCCTTCCCCCTCGACGAGCGCACCAAGTCCTGCGCTTCAGACACCCGTCTCCAGGCGCCCGCGGGGGGCTCGGCCGCTGGCCTCGGCGGTCACGCGTCCGGCCCACGCCCGGAGCCCAGCACCTGCCGAGCTCTGCCCCCGGCGGGCGCCCCAGCCGCGGCCCGGCCCGGAGGAGACTCCGCCCGGCGGCGTGAGCGCACAAAGGCGGCGGCCTCGGCGGGGACCAGACCCGCGCCCGCTCTCGGCGAACGCCGGCGCagcccgccgccccgcgccccgcgcggCCCTCCGAGAGACCTTGGGCCCGCCGCGCCCCGCCTCAGTTTCCCCGGCGACGCTGAGCCGAGGTGCCGCGGCCCGCCCGGACGGCCGGCACCCGCGGCGCGGCCTCCCCACTTCCGTCCCCGCGCCGAGCCGGGCTTGTGCGGCCGCGCGGACGGCGGGACGGGCGGGCGAGCCGGCCCGCGGGGCCGGGGAGGCCCGGGCGGGGGTCCGGGCCCGTGCAGCGCCGGCCGCGCCACAACGGCTCCGTGGGCCGCGGCGCCGAGGCCTCCGCAGGCCGCGAAGCCGCCCGAACCCCGAATCCGCCCGGCGCGGCcgtgccgccccctccccgcgaagcctcaccctgccaggtgctgaCGAGGCTCGGCAGGCGCGCCGGTCGACGCACTCGAGCGAGCAAACACCTCCGCAGGCTGCCGAGGAGAAGCCCTCAACGAGACGCCGCCGCCTCGACAGCGACCCACTTCCGCTCCGGAGACCTCCACTCCGCCCCCCGCGCGTCCCTACTGGCCGCCGCCGTCCCTACTCCCGCGGCCTGTCGGGCGAGGAGGTATATTTTCAATCCTATTGGGTAAGGAAACCATCTATCACCTCTTTGAAATGCGGCTCCTTCCGGCCCCGCCCACGCTCTCGAGCTCAGGCTCCTACCTTCCCGCGAGAGACGCGATCTGCGCCTCCCCGCCCGCAAGGCCTCCCGGGAGTCGTGGTCTGGGCTCCCGCCGCCCTGTTGGCCGCGCGGAGCCAGGCGCGCCTTTCCCCGTCTAGGTTTCCTGGGGTCTCTGCTGTCCGCCTGGACCTGCAGGTCCTCCGGGCGCCCCCCgaggtgccaggccctgggccggCGTCTGGGCTCTGCGATCCCAGCCTCTGCCAGGCTGGTGGTGGAGACGGGGGGGAAGCACAGCCCGGCCCATCTTCGGGAACCCGGAGGAGGCTCTCAACCAGGACGTCTGGGAGGGCTCCCCCGGAGGAAACGAGCGGGGAACGGGAAGGGCTGGAATGCAGGAGAGCGTTCCAGCAAGGGGGAGCCTGGGTGGGGAAAGGTGGGCCAGCATGTCCAGTGTGCCAGGGCTACAGAGGTTGGGAGCGGTTCGGGGTCGAGGGAGACAAGAGTCAGACCTTGGAGGGCCCAGGTGCAAGGCTGAGTCTGGCTTATCCTGAGGACAGTAGGTGTCAGGAAACGAAGGCGTGAACCCGTGGAGGAGTACTCTCGCCCGGTTCCGGTCCAGCCCGGTCCTGGGAAAGGGGCCACGGCCCAGGCAGAGGCCTGGAGGTCTCTGGGGCATCTAGTGCAACTCCAAGAGTCAAGAGAGTGCGGGCCCTGGATCCCTCCTGCCTGAGTTTGGATCCCAGCTCCATGGTTCAGGCAAGTGTCGCGGTTCCCTGGCCTGCTGTATGTAGATAATAGCAGTACCTACCTCAGGGGGAAGGTAGGAGTCGCAGGACTCGACACTGAGCACAGGTGCGTGCCAGCCCTGGGTGGGGCTTCATGTCAGAATTGGGATTAGAGAATCTGGTGGTGGGTTCCTTGAGTTCAGCTCCCAGAACTGGACTTGGGCATGGATTTCACAACCAAAAAATAGAGCCCAGCTTGTCTCCCTTGCTCTGAGAATACCCAGATCATCCCAGCCGGCCGCCCTGGACATGCCCACATTGGGGCCAGGTAGAGAACAAGAGGGACCTCCGAGGCCACCTGAGGTCCAGGCTCTCAGCTGGCACACAACCACTCCTGTGGACCCTGCTAAGCAAAGCAAGTCAGCCCAGATccagggactgggggaaatagactGCCTCTTGACGGGAGGTCACAAGGCAAGGAATGTGGATACCGGGAGACACTGCTGCCGTCCATTTCCCAGGCATGGCCAGCCCTCAGGCCATACACTCAGGGGATGGCCCAAGACCTGCCCCTACTAGGTTGGTATGGGACAGAAGCCCCAGGTGCTCTAAAGGCGGCTCTGAGCAGCTGCCCAGtcaggagggcaggtggggaCCCTGTGGACTGCCAACCAGCATTGCTGCCAATAGCACCCTGAGTTTGTTGGGGCACCACCTCACCCCTCTGCTCCAGAGGCCTGTCTGATAAGTGAAGAATAATTCTCTCGCTGTACTGCGGTGCTTGCTTTGGGCCCCCATGCAGACCTTCCCACACTACAGGAACTGGTTCAGTAGGGCACGTTCAATCCAGGCCAGTGAGACAAGCACGAGGCTTGGAGGACAGAGAGGTTTTCCTGCTAAGGGAACTGCCGGGGGAGATGGCCCTTCTTCCTCCAAACACTGTGAGGTTGGAACTGCTACCAGCTTGGAGACAGAGCTCCTGGATCAGGCATGTTCTGAGGTCTGCCCTACTTTGGATTGCCAGTTACAGAAGCTAATAATTCCCCTTTTGAAGCCCTCAGAGCTCCTGAGGGACTCCCTTGGGACAGGTCATCATCAGTGTATTCCCTCCATAGCAAATGAAATGAGTTTGAATAACACAGCACAGGATGTAAGAAAtgccatgtttatttttattttttattttttttgccttttccatattttattaaatctgtgtttaaaaaaaatcacaacagcaTTATCAAGGACAACCTATGtacaaacattttacaaaataaacattaCCAGTATCAGCTGCAATAAGGGCAAGTTGAAGAGCAGATGCTGAGTTTCTGGGCCAAAGTCTGCTCGCAAACAAAGACATCTAAAATGTGTTTAGGCACCTGAAACAGGCTGCCTTCCCAGAGACAAGTATGTGTGGTGGGTAATACAAACGATGGTGAATGAGGATACTACACGGGCCCTATTAGCGAACTCCAAGGCCACGATACAAGTGGAGCTAATCAAATAACTTAAACCCAAGACCGTAAAAGCGCTGTTTCCCACCTAAGCCTTCAGCATCGATTGTCTCACTTGTAAACGACACGGGGTTGTCATAAAGACATTTGATTGTCATACATAACCCTACGCCAAACTTCCCTGAACTCTTCGAGTCGGGTTTCTGGTTGGACCGAAAGGGGAGGAATTTTAGAAATGCATCCTTCAGGACAGAAGTCAGAAAGACGGGTGACCCTGAGAACAGGATCTATTAAATTTGGTGGcggtgggaggaggcaggaattTGGGAGGAGAAATGTCTCCTTGCAGCCAAGAATCAAGAAGTGTGACTCACTTGGGTCTGGGACCTTGCTGAAATCCCatacccccatcccaccccagccccgccgGTACCTACAAGCTCGGTTCCTTTCTCATCTCCCCCAGTTCCTTGATCTCCACCTTCTTGTACTTCCCCGACTTCCTCCGGTTGGTGATCATCAAGACGGCCACGCCGGCGACCAGGGCCACCACGATCACCACGATGACGGCGATGAGCCCGCTGGTGAGGCGTTTCATGGAGAACTGGGGGGGCTTCTCGTCCAGGTAGTAGATGAGCGTCCTCTCCAGCAGCAGGGGCTCTCCGCGCACGCGCACGTCGAGGCCGCCGCGGCTGGGGAACAGCGACTCGCCCTTGACGTCCCTCTCGAAGTTGTAGCTGGCGTCGGCGATGTCCACGTCGCCGGCGACCTTCTGCGATGCGTTCTGCTGCAGCTCGATCTGGATGATGGGGTGCTCGTAGTGCACGGCCGCCACGAACCTGGGGTGCAGCAGGTAGCGCTCCCGGAAGAGCCGCCGCAGCTCGGCATCCAGGTCCGAGTGGTTGAAGGCGCGGACGGCCGGGCGGTGGCGCAGGTCGATGAGGATGTGGTCGGTGCGCACCAGCTCGTCGCAGCGGAGGCTCTCGTCGCCCTTGTCGGTGCGGCGCACGCCCAGCGAGTTCACGCACCAGCACACGGACGTCTGGTTGCACTGGCGCGCCTTGAAGCGGCCCTGCTGGTCGCAGTCGGGGTTGTACAGGCCGTCGTTGTCCACCAGCGCGTGCTCGCTCGGCCGCACCAGCGCGCGGCCGCTCTTGGGCGCGCTCATGCGCGCCTTCAGCAGCAGGCACTTGGACGTGAGCGTGGAGCAGTCGACCTCCAAGCCGGAGCCGAGCACGCGGCACTGGCAGCGGCCGCCTGGGCCGCTGCGGTCGCACACGGTCATCTTGTTGGTGGAGCACGTGCAGTTGTCCTGCGCGGCCGCGTGGCCGATCACCGCCGCCAGCAGCAGGAGCGGCGGCAGCAGCGACGGCGACGGCAGCGCGAGGCCCAGGCCCCGGGCCATGGTGGGGCGGAGGAGCGCGGAGCGGGCGCGGGCTGGCGGCTCTGCGGGGCTCGGGCTCCGCGGTCCGGGACGGTCTCCAGGCGTCTGCCGCCCGCCGCTCCCCGCCGCTCTTATcgccatgtttattttttaaatgaaatttaatctGCCCCCAGATCTAATTTGACAGGAAGGTGGGAAATTCCTCTTTTTACCAACCTCAGTTGTGGGGAAGTCCTGGGGTTCTGACACAGTTCAGAACATTGGGGGAGAACTCTGGTCTTTAGTCTGTTGTCTCTTTGAGATGTCCACCCTCCTAGTCTGACTGTGCCCTGGGGTCCAGCCTCCCCCTCTGCAGACCCACGGAGGATGTGGGGTGTGGAGCTCTCTCTCCTAGATATCTATCCACTGAGCagttcccagcccctcccttacTGCCTTGCACCCCATGGActgcccctcctctctccacctgGGAGCTGCAGCATACTGCAGGCTTTCACTCAGCCAGCCTGTCCTCAGAGCCACGCACCTCTAGTCCAGTGCTGGGTCTGAGGCCCCGGGGGAATCAATCCATTCCCATCCAGCCCCTGGGCCAGCTCCTGCCCAGTGACTCCAACCTTGTTCCTTCAGTGATGCAGGAGAAGGCTGGACAGTGCTCTAAAGGCATCCAGGCTTAGGTCTGGGTCTGGCTCTCCGGGCAggtcccttcacctctctgagcaccGGTGGCCTCGTCAGCAGACGGGGTGTGGGGGACAGTTCCTACATGCCCGGCCAGCTCCCCCCATCGCCGTGCGGTTTAGGAGATAAGGCACGAGAAGGGCCGGTTCCTAGCGGCTCAGGATCCTGGCCACTTCTAATCGCACACGCACGTCACACACTCAGTCTTGCGGGTTCCCGGATTGAGCCGCCGGACTGCGGGCAGAGAATGCGGATTCTCGCCTTCCCCAGGCAGAGCAGGCGCTGGGGCCAGGAATGCCTGGCGCTAGGCCGCAGGGAAGGGCTCGGGTCTGGGCTAGGGTGGCCACGTGTAGCACGTAAGATACAAGACGCCCACAGAAATTTGAATTCCAGCGGATCCTTTTTTTAGCACTAGTTTGTCCCACGCAATAACTGGGCGTCCTGCCTTTCACTCGGCAACCCTGCTCTGGGCGGGCGGAGACTGGggcagagggggcggggggcctcgggggcggggggccgggggtctcgggggccggggccgggggcctCGGGGGCCGGGGCCTCGGGGGCGGGGGTTCTCGGGGGCCGGGGACGGGGGGCCTCGGggaccgggggcggggggccgggggcgccgggggcgggggcctcGGGGGTTGGGGGGCCTCGGGGGCGGCCCGCCCGGCTCAGGCGGCCCCCAGGCGGCGCGCGGGCCCGCAGGCCGAGCCTCCCCGCGGCAGCGCCCGCAGCCTGCGCTCGCGGCTCCGCTCCAGCTCCAGCCTGCGCTGCGCCTCCAGCTGCGCCTGCGGGCGGGGGACCGGGGGGGCGGGGGTCGGGCGTGGGCTCCgggcgccccgccccccacctcctccgcgcccgccccccgcccccgggcttACCCGCGGCTTGGGGGGCGCGGCCCGCGGCGCCGGCACGTGCGGCGGGGCCGCCTGCTCCCGGCTCCTGCGCGGCAGCTCCAGTCCCCGCTGGTCCCGCGAGCGCGCGCCCGCGGCCGCCGAGCgtgccttctcctcctcccacctgggcgggcggcggggcgggctcAGGAGGGCCCCGCGGCGGGTTCACCCGAGGGGCGGAGGTGCTGCGGCAGAGGCCCCCGAGGACCTCCCCCAGCGCCTCCTGCGTTTTGCTCCTTGTACTTCACGGTTTAGAAAGTGCTGCATAGGTAtcgactgtgtgtgtgtgggcggggggggggggaaggggggtgaaCAAAGCGAACGCCCTTTCATCTTGCCCTCCCCGGTCACTCGCCTAGACGGACAGGCTAAGGGGCTGTCTTTGCAGATGTCTCCACAGAAGAGTCACCAGTGTCCCTAAAACAGGGGTGCGTGTGCCCACATGCTTGCCGTCAAAAGGGAGATGTTTGACAAGAGATGTGTGAACCCCAAGTCCtcgtttaaaaagaaaaaaatgttacagcaCTCAACCTTTAAAAGTTATAGTAAAGTCTTGGGATTCCTGAAGAAAGGCGGACACAGACAGGGTAGTTAGAGGATGTTGGGAATCTTTGCCATTTTCTAGTTGTGTCATTGTGCTGTGGTTATGTAGGTAGGGCGGCATCTTTTTCTCAGAATTTGCACACCAGAGAGTTTAGGAGCAAGTGTCTGAGGCCTGCAGCTACGTCCCAGTGGTTCTGCAAAGACCGATAAGTAACTAACTAGCTAGACAAGCGCGTGGCTAAAGGGCATGCTCCTGGGTATCTAAGTCATCGCGACTGGTTCACCATTTCCGAATGCCTGAAACTTGTCTAAGAAAACAGTTGGGGGCAAGGGGTTGCAAGCGAACTGtctgggctggagggtggtgGGTTGCTGTGAGGAGAACCCACCCAGGAGGGTGTGAAGGCTGGCTCCCTGCTCTTGCCCACCCAAggtccctgcccccaggccaCTGGCACCAACCTCAAGGCTGCAGCCCTTCCCATGGCTGCGCGGCACAGCGCGATCTGCTCCACCGTGTTCTGCAGCCCCTGGCTCTTGGCACGCTTGCCCTGGATGATCTGGTCTcgcttctcctcctcctggcgCTTCTGGGTCTCCTTGAGCAGGGCCAGCCGCTCACGCAACTCCACAACCGACATTTCCCCTTCCAGGCCATAGCCAGGGATctgcagggtgggcaggggaggccccaggctgggagccaggcccaggcccagccatCTCCCAGGCCCTGGCTTTTCCCCTGCACCAGCGCTGGTGCCCCTCCTGAGTGCCACAGGCCTGGTCCCGTGCCCAGGAGACCTCCTCCCGTCTGCTCAGTGGGGCCTGTGTGACACCGTGTCCACCATCCAGCTTCTCCAGCCTGGACCCTCCCCCCCGCCATGGCCCTCAACCCGTGTGGGGACATCTCGGCTAGGTGCCCTGCAGGCCCAAATGGAACTCAGCACTGTCTCCCCAGCCAGGACCTGGGGCCCCGGGTAGAGAGCCCTTCGACTCTGCCCACCCCCTGGGACCAGGCCTTGCCCCCATGTCACCACAAGTCAGCTTGGCCTCTCGTGGTGTTTGTCACACAGGCTTCTAGGCGCTGCTGTCCTTCTCTCAGCCTCCTGCTGGTCCAGGCTCGGGCCTTCCTGCACCTGCACTCTCCCCACTCTGCCCTTCCCCCCTGGGCCTGTGAGTCTCAGGAGCTCCCTCAACGTGCAGCTCCATGAAGCCTACCTTGCCCACCCGCAGGGAAGACAGAGCCCTCCCTGACAGGACCGTGAGCATCTGGACCAGACCCAGGCCTCCAGCATGGCGGGCACGGGGCAGCTGGGCGTGAGCGGATAGATGGATCTCGGCTTGGGTCCAGACTGCCTTTGGCCTTGGTGGGAATTCTGCACACACCCTTCACGACAATGCCAGGCCCAGTAAGACACGGGGAAGCTCCCCGAGGCTATCACACGGGCGTGGGCCCTGGGGGCCGTGTCCTCACCTGGGTCAGGTCCACCAGCTTGCCCCTGCGCGTGGGCTGAGTCTCCAGGGCGCGCAGCTGGGAGATGAGCTCGCAGCGCTGCCTCTGCTCCTCCTTGGCCGCCTCTGCGCTGCGCTGTAGCAGCTCCCGGCTCTCTTCTATCAACTCCTGAACTAGGGGCCAAGCGCGGTGCTGACGGGCTCAGAGCGCAGCTGGGCTGGCGCTGGGCACGGGTAGCTCCCCCTGGGAGGGTACTGAGCTCCCCCCCCACCATACCTATCTGCCGTCGACCCTTCAGGAGCTTTGTCTGCGCCACCTTCACGTTCTTCTGTGCCTCCATCACCTGCTCCACCAGCTCCTTCATGGACCTCTCCTCCTGGAGGCGCCTCTCGGCACACTGCTGCATCAGCTCAGCTGTCTGGACAACCGGCCGGCCACGG is a genomic window containing:
- the LOC130834399 gene encoding tumor-associated calcium signal transducer 2-like, with the translated sequence MAIRAAGSGGRQTPGDRPGPRSPSPAEPPARARSALLRPTMARGLGLALPSPSLLPPLLLLAAVIGHAAAQDNCTCSTNKMTVCDRSGPGGRCQCRVLGSGLEVDCSTLTSKCLLLKARMSAPKSGRALVRPSEHALVDNDGLYNPDCDQQGRFKARQCNQTSVCWCVNSLGVRRTDKGDESLRCDELVRTDHILIDLRHRPAVRAFNHSDLDAELRRLFRERYLLHPRFVAAVHYEHPIIQIELQQNASQKVAGDVDIADASYNFERDVKGESLFPSRGGLDVRVRGEPLLLERTLIYYLDEKPPQFSMKRLTSGLIAVIVVIVVALVAGVAVLMITNRRKSGKYKKVEIKELGEMRKEPSL